One Gammaproteobacteria bacterium DNA window includes the following coding sequences:
- a CDS encoding NADP-dependent oxidoreductase, producing SKVLIHAGSGGVGTFAIQFAKAMGAYVATTGSKSSFELLRRLGADETIDYHSQAIEDVLSDYDIVLDTLGSQVHKSSYRVLKPGGVLVSILGIPEPQTVSEYTSNFIVKLVSKINLWKNQRLATKNGAVYKHHLMYADGGQLAKIAGLIDEKSIKAVIDFVFTLENIKKAFEISAKGRAKGKIIIRIESE from the coding sequence AGCAAAGTTCTGATTCATGCCGGTTCCGGTGGTGTGGGTACCTTTGCTATCCAGTTTGCCAAAGCAATGGGCGCATATGTTGCCACAACAGGCAGTAAATCCAGCTTTGAACTGTTGCGACGTTTGGGTGCGGATGAAACAATCGATTACCATAGCCAGGCGATTGAAGATGTACTAAGCGATTATGATATTGTATTGGATACGCTTGGCAGCCAGGTGCATAAGTCGTCTTACCGGGTTCTAAAACCGGGTGGTGTTTTAGTCAGCATACTGGGTATACCGGAGCCACAAACGGTTTCAGAATACACTTCTAACTTTATTGTTAAGTTAGTCAGTAAAATCAACCTATGGAAAAATCAGCGACTTGCCACCAAAAATGGTGCCGTGTATAAACATCATTTAATGTATGCAGACGGCGGCCAATTAGCAAAAATTGCCGGGCTTATTGATGAGAAGTCAATAAAAGCGGTAATCGATTTTGTCTTTACATTAGAAAATATAAAAAAAGCTTTTGAAATTAGCGCCAAAGGCAGGGCAAAGGGAAAAATCATTATCCGCATTGAAAGTGAATAA